A window from Gopherus flavomarginatus isolate rGopFla2 chromosome 4, rGopFla2.mat.asm, whole genome shotgun sequence encodes these proteins:
- the KBTBD11 gene encoding kelch repeat and BTB domain-containing protein 11 — protein MENSVLSCVLYPGDGNISEAKTCPKRLCGEAEQHLGPPAKALGEAERSNGSQPQPGSTEGSASAGDEESGGGESAALPLQAPCGFSSSLCFSSPGAGDKAPQQDPGAASSCSRVVKSQWEINNAASEEEGEAGGADIARPPPGTYCLQAGAQPSSPQQPVSEEPDLVIEVSGRRIRAHKSVLAAKSDYFRARSSRDILRVKGVSYGALRLLIDYVYTARMGEVRHDNLAEVVSGARVLQMPCALHCAAEAMRAQLRLDNCYQLLCLAKKQRLAELREAAYRFMSDHYLQVLREPGVYGRLSGAERDLILQRRLEAGKRCLLVAEVSDAFERLSAGSRPQSRESSRPQSPSSVVSLEESSYLIYCYQEAAKEWRVLTRLPEEANVKGCAMCVLYNYLFLAGGIAAAPGEQRARLSDKVFCYNPLTDTWSQVRPLGQPRSQLKLLALDGYLYAVGGECLFTVERYDPRADRWSPVAPLPKGAFAVAHEATTCNGEIYVSGGSLFYRLLKYDPRRDEWQECPYNSSRRRSADMVAFKSFIYRFDLSGSRGEQGQAGGVEVFRYNTVAKRWSQCASLRPSSGPLQPFRCAALGSTIYCVNRAGTLRFNLAQDGEVEADGGLTGSFDADLLKAPFEAKGVLLPFVLTLPEKPDKAGEPESPLVL, from the coding sequence ATGGAGAACTCAGTCCTCTCCTGTGTCCTTTATCCAGGCGATGGGAATATCAGTGAGGCAAAGACCTGTCCAAAAAGGCTCTGCGGAGAAGCGGAGCAGCATCTAGGGCCCCCGGCAAAAGCTCTGGGGGAAGCCGAGCGCAGCAACGGCAGCCAGCCGCAGCCCGGCTCCACGGAAGGGAGCGCATCAGCGGGGGACGAGGAGAGCGGGGGTGGGGAAAGCGCCGCGCTCCCTTTGCAAGCCCCCTGCGGTTTCAGCTCCTCCTTGTGCTTCAGCTCGCCCGGGGCGGGGGACAAAGCCCCGCAGCAGGATCCCGGAGCAGCCTCCTCCTGCAGCCGGGTGGTGAAGAGCCAGTGGGAAATTAACAACGCGGCGTccgaggaggagggggaggcgggAGGAGCCGACATCGCCCGGCCGCCGCCTGGCACTTACTGCCTCCAGGCTGGAGCGCAGCCCAGCAGCCCGCAGCAGCCGGTCTCGGAGGAGCCGGACCTGGTGATCGAAGTGTCCGGCCGGCGGATCCGAGCCCACAAGTCGGTGCTGGCGGCCAAAAGCGACTATTTCCGCGCGCGCTCGTCCCGGGACATCTTGCGGGTGAAGGGGGTGAGCTACGGGGCGCTGCGCCTGCTCATCGACTACGTCTACACGGCCCGCATGGGCGAGGTGCGCCACGACAACCTGGCCGAGGTGGTGAGCGGCGCCCGCGTGCTGCAGATGCCCTGCGCCCTGCACTGCGCGGCCGAGGCCATGCGGGCCCAGCTGCGCCTCGACAACTGCTACCAGCTGCTGTGCCTGGCCAAGAAGCAGCGGCTGGCGGAGCTGCGGGAGGCCGCCTACCGCTTCATGAGCGACCACTACCTGCAGGTGCTGCGGGAGCCCGGCGTCTACGGGCGCCTGAGCGGCGCGGAGCGGGACCTCATCCTGCAGCGCCGCCTGGAGGCCGGCAAGCGGTGCCTGCTGGTGGCTGAGGTCAGCGACGCCTTCGAGAGGCTGAGCGCGGGCAGCAGGCCGCAGAGCCGGGAGAGCAGCCGGCCGCAGAGCCCCTCCTCCGTCGTGTCGCTGGAGGAGAGCAGCTACCTGATCTACTGCTACCAGGAGGCGGCCAAGGAGTGGAGGGTGCTGACCCGCCTGCCCGAGGAGGCCAACGTCAAGGGCTGTGCCATGTGCGTCCTCTACAACTACCTCTTCTTGGCTGGGGGCATCGCGGCAGCGCCGGGCGAGCAGCGCGCCCGCCTCTCCGACAAGGTCTTCTGCTACAACCCACTCACCGACACGTGGAGCCAGGTGCGCCCGCTGGGCCAGCCCCGCTCGCAGCTCAAGCTGCTGGCCTTGGACGGCTACCTCTACGCTGTGGGGGGCGAGTGCCTCTTCACAGTGGAGAGGTACGATCCGCGGGCCGACCGCTGGAGCCCGGTGGCACCGCTGCCCAAGGGTGCCTTTGCCGTGGCGCACGAAGCCACCACCTGCAACGGGGAGATCTATGTGTCAGGCGGCTCCCTCTTCTACCGCCTGCTCAAGTATGACCCCCGGCGGGACGAGTGGCAGGAGTGCCCCTACAACAGTAGCCGCCGCCGCTCCGCCGATATGGTGGCCTTCAAGAGCTTCATCTACCGCTTTGACCTGAGTGGCAGCCGCGGTGAGCAGGGCCAGGCCGGCGGGGTCGAGGTCTTCCGCTACAACACCGTGGCCAAGCGCTGGAGCCAGTGCGCCTCCCTGAGGCCCAGCAGTGGCCCCCTTCAGCCCTTCCGCTGTGCTGCCCTGGGCAGCACCATCTACTGTGTCAACCGGGCTGGCACCCTACGTTTCAACCTGGCCCAGGATGGCGAGGTGGAGGCTGACGGGGGGCTGACGGGCAGCTTTGACGCGGACCTGCTCAAGGCCCCCTTCGAGGCCAAAGGTGTCCTCCTGCCCTTCGTGCTTACCTTGCCGGAGAAGCCAGACAAAGCTGGGGAGCCGGAGAGCCCCCTGGTGCTCTGA